A part of Kryptolebias marmoratus isolate JLee-2015 linkage group LG8, ASM164957v2, whole genome shotgun sequence genomic DNA contains:
- the dnmt3ba gene encoding DNA (cytosine-5-)-methyltransferase 3 beta, duplicate a isoform X1 — MWFGQEQRGAGPPESVEDRPRCEMACPEVVTPDSFHDKSSRLYVVSWFNKLLKTNFKDVWEMGSGACHCQIMDCTFPGSVDLSKVRFDAQSEEDCKHNFSLLQDAFNKKGIAKTIPVDDLIKGDSKSNYVFLKWFKGLHTANTQNKVYDPVTARNSHEISPLLLSPQSRNSNLKSRTKTNHNVTPTNTFPYTESWTDDFNWAGPSPLGEQYTFCSSCHANLHTIKKGHVALKRHAKSDKHKKRAQTFQNRDQQGQVSELLPCSDAAVRFICNHCYTGSAKGEQVAKRFVRCKLGSEYPNNIISVCQHTPYCVYVYEGVTIGKDDIVSVVLVGYFDIEASSHCIQFLDALQSVDGSGDQAVAAVVQTLKKFDLSTDNLAVAVCFRSNGEASEQICSHLRELNPNILALGGLYTVADAACQAGVKELSKQTQEFMLELHAYSSRCTKNDNLKALFGSEISENSKPFYLNASCLRFCQFVTQILGMWADLTLYFNSCHKDDEKAKLIYSQLKDPRVKATFMFLEQALKPLEKYQRETQGASWATMPLILKKASTLLSTYTSYFLEPHAATRYLREHNPQILKNKKFHLSSYCLNKHRSVVEDLLKASEAADNLSQLQEEALLFYIALTGCIAEKLPLSDTVLKSIAQLLNPQDKLKEAKAAAEELGTELGVCSSPEEVKQLKREIHEYQLAEEDESEEEAKDNTAPAPLEKHWSRVLKDTKPNSVFRKLVLTLLSFPCPPLDAQQVFAQALQNGDSVIFSESESLSESECDVTFDNSISHKDSQAHTIEIKGLSVTLKPCEVRLLKIKNLREVLSGRNGILSKEGTCRRGFGRESSLRQKPQARTVFQAGVSSRSKPIVLDKDESKDEVSNVALDGQSPSNTSTPRKKQRKQYQDGKGFLTGELVWGKVKGFSMWPGMVMAWKSKSPPPGMRRVEWFGDGMFSEVGTDGLLPFSAFTRCFCKNSFTSLPSYRDAIYEIIELAGERCGKSFAQADGNKEQELKLMVNWALEGFLPTGPQGFASPDFQDSPSCPDSPESSLSDYQPTPKRKYVHKNKTAASVPTPDRNSIIKKIKEKGKTIEDFCLSCASPEITVAHPLFEGGLCLKCKLNFSETLYRYDDDGYQSYCTVCCSGSEVILCSNDSCCRCFCKNCLDILVAEGTFDKLKEVDPWNCYICSPAQCKGNLKLRPDWSVKVQDFFANDSAMQFEPHRVYPFITADQRRPLRVLSLFDGIATGYLVLKELGFKIERYIASEICDNSIAVGMIKHEGKIEYVNDVRAITRKHLVEWGPFDLLIGGSPCNDLSMVNPQRKGLFEGTGRLFFEFYRILTMLKPREDDNRPFFWLFENVVFMSASDKSDICRFLECNPVLVDAVKVSPARRARYFWGNIPGMHRPITSSLADKVILQDCLEIGRKAMIEKVRTITTKTSSLKKKGEVLVTMNGEEDNLWSTEMEQIFGFPKHYTDVNNMSRTHRAKLLGKSWSVPVIRHLLAPLKDYFECESKQ; from the exons GTGCGAGATGGCATGTCCAGAGGTTGTGACTCCAGACTCCTTCCACGATAAATCCAGTCGTCTTTATGTGGTGTCCTGGTTCAACAAGCTCCTGAAGACAAACTTCAAAGATGTGTGGGAAATGGGTTCAG GTGCATGTCACTGTCAGATCATGGACTGCACTTTTCCTGGATCTGTTGACTTGTCCAAAGTGAGGTTTGATGCACAAAGTGAGGAGGACTGTAAGCACAACTTTAGTCTTCTTCAAGATGCCTTCAACAAGAAGGGTATTGCAAAG ACCATTCCTGTTGATGATCTTATAAAGGGGGATTCTAAAAGCAACTATGTTTTCTTGAAATGGTTCAAAGGTTTGCACACagcaaatacacaaaataaagtCTACGACCCAGTGACAGCTCGGAATAGTCACGAGATCAGCCCACTTTTGCTATCTCCCCAATCAC GAAACTCTAATTTAAAATCACGCACAAAAACCAACCACAACGTAACGCCAACTAACACATTTCCTTACACTGAAAGTTGGACGGATGATTTTAATTGGGCCGGTCCTAGTCCTCTTGGAGAACAATATACCTTCTGCTCCTCTTGTCACGCCAACcttcacacaattaaaaaagGTCATGTTGCGCTTAAGCGACACGCAAAATCAGACAAACATAAGAAAAGGGCTCAAACTTTTCAGAACCGTGACCAGCAAGGCCAAGTCAGTGAGCTGCTGCCTTGTAGTGACGCAGCTGTTCGGTTCATTTGCAATCACTGTTACACTGGATCGGCTAAAGGGGAGCAGGTGGCGAAACGCTTCGTACGCTGTAAGCTGGGGTCGGAGTACCCCAACAATATCATATCTGTTTGCCAACATACTCCTTACTGTGTTTACGTTTATGAAGGGGTAACAATAGGAAAGGATGACATCGTCTCTGTGGTTCTTGTGGGGTATTTTGATATAGAAGCTTCTAGTCACTGCATCCAGTTTCTGGATGCTTTACAGTCAGTGGATGGTTCAGGAGATCAGGCAGTAGCAGCAGTGGTCCAGACCTTAAAGAAATTTGATCTGTCCACAGATAATCttgctgttgctgtttgtttcaggagTAATGGTGAAGCCTCAGAGCAGATTTGCTCACATCTCAGAGAGCTCAACCCAAACATTCTAGCCCTAGGAGGCCTGTACACCGTTGCTGATGCTGCTTGTCAGGCTGGGGTTAAAGAGCTCTCCAAACAGACTCAAGAATTCATGCTAGAACTTCATGCTTACTCCTCCCGCTGTACTAAGAATGACAACCTTAAGGCACTCTTTGGCTCAGAAATTAGTGAGAACAGCAAACCTTTTTACCTCAACGCCAGCTGCCTTAGATTCTGCCAGTTTGTCACACAAATCTTGGGAATGTGGGCAGATCTAACATTATACTTCAACTCTTGTCACAAAGATGATGAGAAAGCCAAGTTAATCTACTCCCAGCTGAAGGATCCCAGAGTCAAGGCAACATTTATGTTCCTGGAACAGGCCTTAAAGCCTCTGGAAAAATATCAAAGGGAAACACAGGGGGCGTCCTGGGCCACAATGCCACTCATCCTTAAGAAAGCTAGTACCCTGCTAAGTACATACACCTCTTACTTCCTTGAGCCCCATGCTGCGACTCGCTACCTCAGAGAACACAATCCtcaaatccttaaaaataagaaattccACCTGTCAAGCTATTGTCTCAACAAGCACAGGAGCGTCGTTGAAGATCTCCTGAAAGCAAGTGAAGCTGCAGACAACCTGTCACAGCTACAAGAAGAGGCACTGTTGTTTTACATTGCACTTACAGGGTGCATTGCAGAGAAGTTGCCTTTGAGTGACACGGTGCTAAAAAGCATCGCTCAGCTGCTAAACCCTCAGGACAAGCTGAAAGAGGCAAAGGCTGCAGCGGAGGAGCTTGGAACCGAGCTGGGGGTCTGCAGTTCCCCCGAGGAGGTCAAACAACTCAAAAGAGAGATCCATGAGTATCAGCTGGCCGAGGAGGACGAAAGTGAAGAAGAAGCAAAGGATAACACAGCACCGGCTCCCCTGGAGAAGCACTGGAGCAGAGTACTTAAAGACACAAAGCCCAACTCAGTCTTCAGGAAGCTTGTTTTGACCCTGTTGTCGTTCCCATGTCCTCCACTTGATGCCCAGCAAGTTTTCGCTCAG GCCTTACAGAATGGTGACTCTGTGATCTTTTCTGAGAGCGAATCCTTATCAGAAAGTGAATGTGACGTCACGTTTGACAATAGCATCAGCCACAAGGACTCCCAGGCTCACACTATAG aaattaaaggcctcagCGTGACTTTGAAGCCCTGTGAAGTTCGCCTTTTAAAGATAAAGA ATCTGCGCGAGGTCTTGTCAGGAAGGAATGGCATTTTGTCGAAAGAG GGGACCTGTAGGAGAGGTTTTGGCAGGGAAAGCAGCTTACGTCAGAAGCCACAGGCCCGTACAGTGTTTCAGGCTGGTGTTAGCAGCCGGTCCAAACCCATAGTCCTTGATAAGGATGAGTCCAAAGATGAGGTG TCTAATGTTGCTTTGGATGGACAATCACCATCAAATACATCCActccaagaaaaaaacaacgcAAACAATACCAG gaTGGGAAAGGGTTCCTGACTGGAGAGCTGGTGTGGGGGAAAGTAAAGGGTTTTTCCATGTGGCCGGGGATGGTGATGGCTTGGAAATCAAAGTCTCCTCCCCCGGGCATGAGGAGGGTGGAGTGGTTCGGAGACGGCATGTTCTCAGAG GTTGGGACTGATGGACTGCTGCCATTTAGTGCCTTCACACGATGCTTCTGCAAAAACTCTTTTACCAGTTTGCCCAGCTACAGAGATGCCATCTACGAAATCATTGAG TTGGCAGGTGAGCGATGTGGGAAGTCATTCGCTCAGGCAGATGGTAATAAGGAGCAGGAGCTGAAGTTGATGGTAAACTGGGCTCTAGAAGGTTTTCTGCCTACTGGACCTCAAGGCTTTGCATCTCCAG aTTTTCAAGACTCCCCTTCATGTCCAGATTCTCCTGAATCCTCCCTGTCTGATTATCAGCCCAcgccaaaaagaaaatatgtccATAAAAATAAGACAGCCGCCTCTGTCCCCACCCCCGACAGAA attcaataataaaaaaaatcaaagagaaaGGCAAAACAATTGAAG atttttgctTGTCTTGTGCGTCACCTGAGATTACCGTGGCACATCCGTTGTTTGAAGGTGGTCTGTGTCTAAAATGCAAG CTGAACTTCTCTGAGACGCTGTACCGTTACGACGACGATGGATATCAGTCGTATTGTACCGTGTGCTGCTCGGGATCTGAGGTCATTCTGTGCAGCAAtgacagctgctgcag atgtttctgtaagAACTGTCTCGACATCCTGGTGGCCGAAGGAACCTTTGACAAGCTGAAAGAGGTCGATCCCTGGAACTGCTACATATGCAGCCCGGCACAGTGTAAAGGAAACCTTAAACTGAGGCCAGACTGGAGCGTCAAGGTTCAAGACTTTTTTGCCAACGACAGCGCCATGCAGTTT GAGCCTCACAGGGTTTACCCCTTCATCACAGCTGATCAGCGCAGACCACTCAGGGTGCTCTCTCTTTTTGATGGGATTGCAACAG GATATTTGGTGCTGAAAGAACTGGGCTTCAAGATTGAGAGATACATTGCCTCTGAGATTTGTGACAACTCCATCGCCGTGGGAATGATCAAGCACGAGGGGAAGATCGAATACGTCAACGATGTTCGCGCCATTACAAGGAAACAC ctggtTGAATGGGGTCCTTTTGATCTCCTGATTGGAGGTAGTCCGTGTAACGACCTGTCCATGGTCAACCCGCAGCGAAAAGGATTATTTG AGGGCACTGGAAGACTCTTCTTCGAGTTTTACCGCATACTGACCATGTTGAAGCCAAGGGAGGACGACAACCGTCCGTTCTTCTGGTTGTTTGAGAACGTGGTTTTCATGAGCGCCAGTGACAAAAGTGACATCTGCCGCTTCCTGGAG TGTAATCCGGTTCTTGTCGATGCGGTCAAAGTCAGCCCCGCTCGCAGAGCACGCTACTTTTGGGGAAACATCCCAGGCATGCACAG ACCTATCACTTCATCTCTTGCTGACAAAGTCATCCTCCAGGATTGTTTGGAAATTGGGCGCAAGGCAATG ATTGAGAAAGTTCGCACAATCACAACAAAGACAAGTTCCTTGAAGAAGAAGGGGGAGGTACTTGTCACCATGAATGGGGAGGAGGACAACCTGTGGTCCACAGAAATGGAACA GATCTTTGGCTTTCCCAAACACTACACGGACGTGAACAACATGAGCCGGACGCACAGGGCGAAACTCCTGGGTAAGTCCTGGAGCGTCCCGGTCATTCGCCACCTGCTCGCCCCTCTGAAGGATTACTTCGAATGTGAATCCAAACAGTGA